The following proteins come from a genomic window of Alosa sapidissima isolate fAloSap1 chromosome 20, fAloSap1.pri, whole genome shotgun sequence:
- the tmem208 gene encoding transmembrane protein 208 yields MAPKGKVGTKGKKQIHEENEATLKFYTRVILGANAIYAAINLLLFYSSSTFWTWLLLVFSLVVYVASYRSMAAMAKPAFAEDGSLLDGGIDLNMEQGMAEHLKDVILLTAIVQVLSTLSSYFWYIWLLAPARAAQLLWVNILGPWFSASSPTAPEEVNEKKQRRQERRQMKKF; encoded by the exons ATGGCG CCTAAAGGCAAGGTCGGCACGAAAGGCAAGAAGCAGATCCACGAGGAGAACGAGGCGACTCTAAAGTTCTACACTCGAGTCATTCTGGGAGCGAAT GCCATATATGCAGCGATAAATCTATTACTGTTCTACAGCTCGTCCACCTTCTGGACATGG CTGCTGCTAGTCTTTTCGCTGGTTGTGTATGTGGCCAGCTACCGGTCCATGGCCGCCATGGCCAAGCCAGCCTTTGCAGAGGATGGCAGTCTGCTGGACGGAGGCATCGACCTTAACATGGAGCAGGGCATGGccga GCATCTGAAGGATGTGATCCTACTGACGGCCATCGTGCAGGTTCTCAGCACCCTCTCCTCCTACTTCTGGTATATCTGGCTCCTG gccCCTGCTCGTGCGGCACAACTGCTGTGGGTGAACATCCTGGGCCCATGGTTTTCCGCGTCCTCTCCAACAGCCCCCGAGGAAGTGAACGAGAAGAAACAGCGACGCCAGGAGAGACGACAGATGAAGAAATTCTGA